From a single Rutidosis leptorrhynchoides isolate AG116_Rl617_1_P2 chromosome 5, CSIRO_AGI_Rlap_v1, whole genome shotgun sequence genomic region:
- the LOC139846856 gene encoding transportin MOS14-like isoform X2, with translation MELQNQVAQAVHVLNHDTQSCNRVSANQWLVQFQQTNAAWEITTSILTSDRLSYASDFEVEFFAAQLLKRKIQNEGHCLQLEAKESLVNALLLAAKRFSSGPSQLLTQICLALSTLILHAVEYYKPIEKLFYSLQNLQGLEDGNIVVLEMLTVLPEVVEDECANHRTKSGQRVDHRPELLLHTSSVLEFLKQQSEESFDSIIQLHERSRKILRCLLSWVRAGCFSEILPGSLLAHPLLNFVFNSLQVPSSFDLAIEILIELVGRHEGLPQVLICKVGFLKDVLLQAFGGGDEKIISGLACLLSEIGQAAPSLIIEANSEALILVDALLSCVSFPSQDWEIADSTLQFWCCLASNIVRMDVGITENSKHVKDVYIPVFSALLDALLMRSQVDDSIYKGDTLLKSAVFLQKIFFGGWMSSNAQIPWKEVDARMSALNVVADVVLHEGQMFDLSMILHLVTILCDRASYEPKGFMCIVHRSLADVIGSYSKWMSSYITNARPLLIFLAAGMSEPLCSHACATAFRKVCEDATNIMHEPASLEMLMWIGEDLEKKRLPLEDEEDVIGAITLILACLPNLELRNTLLLKLLSPSFGSIGKLIDRDQVNSLRQQPAAYTHLISSAVRGFFRIGTVFSHLVTTPSTCHDIDSSVIVFLESFWPLLEKFFQSEHIENSSLSMAACRALSLAIKSAGHHFVTLLPKVLDYLSTNFVSFQTHECYIRTASVVVEEFGNKDEYGQLFISTLERFTNASSVMALNSSYVCDQEPDLVEAYCSFTSIFLRSSSKEVVASSGSLLEVSFQKAAICCTAMHRGAALAAMSYMSCFLELCLTSLLESVTCNSESLLTSMTVHVISHNGEGLVSNVVYALLGVSAMSRVHKSATILQELAAVCSFSEKTTWKSVLSWDSLHGWLHAAVQSLPGEYLRQGEAESLAPVWLKALGDAAVDYLESRTSDGERNHKHMRGKGGRILKYLFREFVDSHRNIVT, from the exons ATGGAGTTACAAAATCAAGTAGCGCAGGCTGTTCACGTATTGAATCACGATACTCAATCGTGTAATCGTGTATCTGCTAATCAGTGGCTGGTacaatttcaacaaacaaatgcTGCTTGGGAGATCACTACTTCAATTTTGACATCTGATCGTTTATCTTATGCTTCTGATTTTGAAGTTGAGTTCTTTGCTGCTCAACTTCTCAAACGGAAG ATTCAAAATGAAGGACATTGTTTGCAGCTGGAAGCAAAGGAATCTCTTGTTAATGCCCTCCTTCTTGCTGCTAAGAGATTTAGTTCAGGCCCATCTCAG CTTTTAACACAAATTTGTCTAGCTCTATCCACACTTATACTTCATGCTGTGGAGTACTACAAGCCGATTGAGAAGCTCTTTTACAGTCTTCAAAATCTACAAGGTCTAGAAGATGGCAATATTGTTGTTTTGGAAATGCTAACAGTCTTACCAGAAGTTGTTGAAGATGAATGTGCTAATCATAGAACCAAGTCAGGTCAAAGAGTTGACCATCGCCCTGAG CTACTTTTGCATACATCATCAGTGTTGGAGTTCCTAAAGCAGCAATCTGAGGAAAGTTTTGATAGTATTATTCAACTACATGAAAGGAGCAGAAAGATACTTCGTTGTTTGTTAAGTTGG GTTCGGGCAGGATGCTTTTCAGAAATTTTACCAGGCTCATTACTGGCCCATCCCCTTCTTAATTTTGTTTTTAACTCTTTGCAG GTTCCATCCTCAtttgatctggctattgagattttgATTGAGCTCGTTGGTCGGCATGAG GGACTGCCACAAGTTCTTATATGCAAAGTAGGGTTTCTTAAAGATGTTCTTCTTCAAGCATTCGGTGGTGGAGATGAGAAAATAATTAGTGGTCTTGCATGCTTGTTGTCCGAGATTGGTCAGGCT GCCCCAAGTTTGATCATAGAGGCCAACTCAGAAGCACTTATACTGGTTGATGCACTTTTGAG TTGTGTATCGTTTCCAAGTCAAGATTGGGAGATTGCAGATTCAACCCTGCAATTTTG GTGTTGTCTTGCTAGCAATATTGTTCGAATGGATGTTGGGATCACAGAAAATAGTAAACATGTCAAAGATGTATATATTCCCGTATTTTCAGCATTGCTTGACGCTCTTTTAATGCGTTCTCAG GTGGATGATTCAATCTATAAAGGTGATACT CTTTTAAAGTCTGCTGTGTTTTTGCAAAAG ATATTTTTTGGTGGTTGGATGTCTTCAAACGCACAAATTCCTTGGAAGGAGGTGGACGCCAGAATGTCTGCTCTTAACGTG GTTGCTGATGTAGTACTGCATGAAGGCCAAATGTTTGATCTCTCTATGATCTTGCACTTGGTGACAATTTTGTGTGATAGGGCATCATACGAACCAAAAGGATTTATGTGCATT GTACATAGATCACTTGCAGATGTTATCGGTTCATATTCGAAGTGGATGTCTTCTTACATAACTAATGCCAGACCACTTCT TATTTTTTTAGCAGCTGGTATGTCGGAACCGTTGTGTTCGCATGCATGTGCAACTGCCTTCAGAAAGGTATGTGAAGATGCTACTAATATTATGCACGAACCTGCAAGCTTAGAAATGCTTATGTGGATTGGTGAG GATTTGGAGAAAAAGCGTCTACCTTTAGAAGATGAGGAAGATGTTATTGGGGCTATTACTCTGATACTTGCATGCCTTCCTAATTTGGAATTAAGAAACACTTTGTTGCTCAAGTTGCTTTCTCCTAGCTTTGGATCTATCGGCAAACTT ATTGATCGGGATCAAGTTAATTCTTTGAGACAACAACCAGCTGCTTATACTCATCTCATCAGTTCTGCAGTGAGGGGTTTTTTCAG GATAGGAACTGTTTTCAGTCATCTTGTAACGACACCCTCTACATGTCATGATATCGACAGTTCAGTTATTGTCTTCCTTGAAAGTTTTTGGCCTCTGCTCGAAAAATTCTTTCAGTCAGAGCACATCGAGAATTCAAGTTTATCCATGGCAGCATGCAGGGCTCTTTCACTTGCAATCAAATCTGCAG GTCATCATTTTGTGACACTGTTACCCAAAGTTCTAGATTATCTATCAACGAATTTTGTGTCATTTCAAACTCACGAGTGCTACATTAGAACAG CTTCTGTGGTCGTGGAAGAATTTGGTAATAAGGACGAATACGGACAGCTATTCATCAGTACACTTGAAAGATTCACAAATGCATCATCAGTAATGGCTCTAAATTCTTCATATGTTTGCGATCAAGAGCCCGATCTCGTGGAGGCTTATTGTAGTTTTACATCAATTTTTCTTCGCAGTTCTTCAAAG GAAGTAGTGGCTTCTTCTGGGTCCCTTCTAGAAGTTTCCTTTCAAAAAGCAGCCATATGTTGTACAGCTATGCATCGTGGTGCAGCACTTGCAGCAATGTCATATATGTCTT GTTTTTTAGAGCTTTGCCTGACTTCATTGCTGGAATCAGTGACGTGTAACTCGGAATCATTACTTACATCGATGACAGTTCATGTGATATCTCATAATGGCGAAGGCCTTGTATCAAATGTGGTTTATGCTTTACTTGGTGTTTCAGCAATGTCAAGG GTTCACAAATCTGCAACTATATTGCAAGAATTGGCGGCTGTATGCAGCTTTAGCGAGAAAACGACGTGGAAATCTGTTCTCTCTTGGGATTCTTTACATGGATGGCTACATGCTGCG GTGCAGAGTCTACCTGGTGAGTACTTAAGGCAGGGGGAAGCAGAATCATTAGCACCTGTATGGCTAAAGGCCTTGGGTGATGCAGCAGTTGATTATCTTGAAAGCAGAACGAGTGACGGGGAGAGGAATCATAAACATATGCGCGGAAAGGGTGGTAGGATACTCAAGTATTTATTTCGGGAATTTGTTGATAGTCATCGTAACATTGTTACATGA
- the LOC139846856 gene encoding transportin MOS14-like isoform X1, translating to MELQNQVAQAVHVLNHDTQSCNRVSANQWLVQFQQTNAAWEITTSILTSDRLSYASDFEVEFFAAQLLKRKIQNEGHCLQLEAKESLVNALLLAAKRFSSGPSQLLTQICLALSTLILHAVEYYKPIEKLFYSLQNLQGLEDGNIVVLEMLTVLPEVVEDECANHRTKSGQRVDHRPELLLHTSSVLEFLKQQSEESFDSIIQLHERSRKILRCLLSWVRAGCFSEILPGSLLAHPLLNFVFNSLQVPSSFDLAIEILIELVGRHEGLPQVLICKVGFLKDVLLQAFGGGDEKIISGLACLLSEIGQAAPSLIIEANSEALILVDALLSCVSFPSQDWEIADSTLQFWCCLASNIVRMDVGITENSKHVKDVYIPVFSALLDALLMRSQVDDSIYKGDTVSRDLPDGLAQFRLNLMELLVDICQLLKSAVFLQKIFFGGWMSSNAQIPWKEVDARMSALNVVADVVLHEGQMFDLSMILHLVTILCDRASYEPKGFMCIVHRSLADVIGSYSKWMSSYITNARPLLIFLAAGMSEPLCSHACATAFRKVCEDATNIMHEPASLEMLMWIGEDLEKKRLPLEDEEDVIGAITLILACLPNLELRNTLLLKLLSPSFGSIGKLIDRDQVNSLRQQPAAYTHLISSAVRGFFRIGTVFSHLVTTPSTCHDIDSSVIVFLESFWPLLEKFFQSEHIENSSLSMAACRALSLAIKSAGHHFVTLLPKVLDYLSTNFVSFQTHECYIRTASVVVEEFGNKDEYGQLFISTLERFTNASSVMALNSSYVCDQEPDLVEAYCSFTSIFLRSSSKEVVASSGSLLEVSFQKAAICCTAMHRGAALAAMSYMSCFLELCLTSLLESVTCNSESLLTSMTVHVISHNGEGLVSNVVYALLGVSAMSRVHKSATILQELAAVCSFSEKTTWKSVLSWDSLHGWLHAAVQSLPGEYLRQGEAESLAPVWLKALGDAAVDYLESRTSDGERNHKHMRGKGGRILKYLFREFVDSHRNIVT from the exons ATGGAGTTACAAAATCAAGTAGCGCAGGCTGTTCACGTATTGAATCACGATACTCAATCGTGTAATCGTGTATCTGCTAATCAGTGGCTGGTacaatttcaacaaacaaatgcTGCTTGGGAGATCACTACTTCAATTTTGACATCTGATCGTTTATCTTATGCTTCTGATTTTGAAGTTGAGTTCTTTGCTGCTCAACTTCTCAAACGGAAG ATTCAAAATGAAGGACATTGTTTGCAGCTGGAAGCAAAGGAATCTCTTGTTAATGCCCTCCTTCTTGCTGCTAAGAGATTTAGTTCAGGCCCATCTCAG CTTTTAACACAAATTTGTCTAGCTCTATCCACACTTATACTTCATGCTGTGGAGTACTACAAGCCGATTGAGAAGCTCTTTTACAGTCTTCAAAATCTACAAGGTCTAGAAGATGGCAATATTGTTGTTTTGGAAATGCTAACAGTCTTACCAGAAGTTGTTGAAGATGAATGTGCTAATCATAGAACCAAGTCAGGTCAAAGAGTTGACCATCGCCCTGAG CTACTTTTGCATACATCATCAGTGTTGGAGTTCCTAAAGCAGCAATCTGAGGAAAGTTTTGATAGTATTATTCAACTACATGAAAGGAGCAGAAAGATACTTCGTTGTTTGTTAAGTTGG GTTCGGGCAGGATGCTTTTCAGAAATTTTACCAGGCTCATTACTGGCCCATCCCCTTCTTAATTTTGTTTTTAACTCTTTGCAG GTTCCATCCTCAtttgatctggctattgagattttgATTGAGCTCGTTGGTCGGCATGAG GGACTGCCACAAGTTCTTATATGCAAAGTAGGGTTTCTTAAAGATGTTCTTCTTCAAGCATTCGGTGGTGGAGATGAGAAAATAATTAGTGGTCTTGCATGCTTGTTGTCCGAGATTGGTCAGGCT GCCCCAAGTTTGATCATAGAGGCCAACTCAGAAGCACTTATACTGGTTGATGCACTTTTGAG TTGTGTATCGTTTCCAAGTCAAGATTGGGAGATTGCAGATTCAACCCTGCAATTTTG GTGTTGTCTTGCTAGCAATATTGTTCGAATGGATGTTGGGATCACAGAAAATAGTAAACATGTCAAAGATGTATATATTCCCGTATTTTCAGCATTGCTTGACGCTCTTTTAATGCGTTCTCAG GTGGATGATTCAATCTATAAAGGTGATACTGTAAGTAGAGACTTACCAGATGGGCTTGCTCAGTTTAGATTAAATTTAATGGAGCTTTTGGTGGACATTTGCCAGCTTTTAAAGTCTGCTGTGTTTTTGCAAAAG ATATTTTTTGGTGGTTGGATGTCTTCAAACGCACAAATTCCTTGGAAGGAGGTGGACGCCAGAATGTCTGCTCTTAACGTG GTTGCTGATGTAGTACTGCATGAAGGCCAAATGTTTGATCTCTCTATGATCTTGCACTTGGTGACAATTTTGTGTGATAGGGCATCATACGAACCAAAAGGATTTATGTGCATT GTACATAGATCACTTGCAGATGTTATCGGTTCATATTCGAAGTGGATGTCTTCTTACATAACTAATGCCAGACCACTTCT TATTTTTTTAGCAGCTGGTATGTCGGAACCGTTGTGTTCGCATGCATGTGCAACTGCCTTCAGAAAGGTATGTGAAGATGCTACTAATATTATGCACGAACCTGCAAGCTTAGAAATGCTTATGTGGATTGGTGAG GATTTGGAGAAAAAGCGTCTACCTTTAGAAGATGAGGAAGATGTTATTGGGGCTATTACTCTGATACTTGCATGCCTTCCTAATTTGGAATTAAGAAACACTTTGTTGCTCAAGTTGCTTTCTCCTAGCTTTGGATCTATCGGCAAACTT ATTGATCGGGATCAAGTTAATTCTTTGAGACAACAACCAGCTGCTTATACTCATCTCATCAGTTCTGCAGTGAGGGGTTTTTTCAG GATAGGAACTGTTTTCAGTCATCTTGTAACGACACCCTCTACATGTCATGATATCGACAGTTCAGTTATTGTCTTCCTTGAAAGTTTTTGGCCTCTGCTCGAAAAATTCTTTCAGTCAGAGCACATCGAGAATTCAAGTTTATCCATGGCAGCATGCAGGGCTCTTTCACTTGCAATCAAATCTGCAG GTCATCATTTTGTGACACTGTTACCCAAAGTTCTAGATTATCTATCAACGAATTTTGTGTCATTTCAAACTCACGAGTGCTACATTAGAACAG CTTCTGTGGTCGTGGAAGAATTTGGTAATAAGGACGAATACGGACAGCTATTCATCAGTACACTTGAAAGATTCACAAATGCATCATCAGTAATGGCTCTAAATTCTTCATATGTTTGCGATCAAGAGCCCGATCTCGTGGAGGCTTATTGTAGTTTTACATCAATTTTTCTTCGCAGTTCTTCAAAG GAAGTAGTGGCTTCTTCTGGGTCCCTTCTAGAAGTTTCCTTTCAAAAAGCAGCCATATGTTGTACAGCTATGCATCGTGGTGCAGCACTTGCAGCAATGTCATATATGTCTT GTTTTTTAGAGCTTTGCCTGACTTCATTGCTGGAATCAGTGACGTGTAACTCGGAATCATTACTTACATCGATGACAGTTCATGTGATATCTCATAATGGCGAAGGCCTTGTATCAAATGTGGTTTATGCTTTACTTGGTGTTTCAGCAATGTCAAGG GTTCACAAATCTGCAACTATATTGCAAGAATTGGCGGCTGTATGCAGCTTTAGCGAGAAAACGACGTGGAAATCTGTTCTCTCTTGGGATTCTTTACATGGATGGCTACATGCTGCG GTGCAGAGTCTACCTGGTGAGTACTTAAGGCAGGGGGAAGCAGAATCATTAGCACCTGTATGGCTAAAGGCCTTGGGTGATGCAGCAGTTGATTATCTTGAAAGCAGAACGAGTGACGGGGAGAGGAATCATAAACATATGCGCGGAAAGGGTGGTAGGATACTCAAGTATTTATTTCGGGAATTTGTTGATAGTCATCGTAACATTGTTACATGA